A portion of the Nitratidesulfovibrio termitidis HI1 genome contains these proteins:
- a CDS encoding OsmC family protein — MTMKFIDVAFNGGMKIDAVLHPAAPTGQDAPDAAPGTPAAATIIHTDQPVKDGGDGTGPTPFDLFLASLATCAGVYAQRFCEARKISTEGLGIRVGCEFAPKGFQVTRMTFVVTPPLGFPGEYRDALVRAVELCTVKKHIMTPPAFEVVLA; from the coding sequence ATGACCATGAAGTTCATCGACGTCGCCTTCAATGGCGGCATGAAGATCGACGCCGTCCTCCACCCCGCCGCCCCCACCGGGCAGGATGCGCCGGACGCTGCTCCGGGCACCCCAGCCGCCGCCACCATCATCCACACCGACCAGCCGGTGAAGGACGGCGGCGATGGCACGGGACCCACGCCGTTCGACCTGTTTCTTGCTTCGCTGGCCACCTGCGCGGGCGTGTACGCCCAACGCTTCTGCGAGGCGCGCAAGATATCCACGGAAGGCCTCGGCATCCGCGTGGGCTGCGAATTCGCGCCCAAGGGCTTTCAGGTCACCCGCATGACCTTCGTGGTCACCCCGCCACTGGGCTTTCCCGGCGAGTACCGCGATGCATTGGTGCGCGCCGTGGAGTTGTGCACCGTGAAGAAGCACATCATGACGCCGCCTGCGTTCGAGGTTGTCCTGGCATAA
- a CDS encoding YhcH/YjgK/YiaL family protein: MIIGTSDTWMRYDLGPAWRAAFAFLANLAPDATAGRHPVPCADAPEGSVYVEVGRYDTLPGGSGRLEAHRRHIDIQYVLSGMEWLDWTPLPGLEAQGPYADDRDVRFFAATGRPCTRVLLQPGTFAALFPEDAHMPGIAMQGGPSAMVKAVAKVRVDALTVAGIPAQGLDG, from the coding sequence ATGATAATCGGCACGTCGGACACGTGGATGCGCTACGATCTTGGCCCGGCATGGCGGGCGGCCTTTGCCTTTCTGGCCAACCTGGCGCCCGACGCGACCGCCGGGCGCCATCCCGTGCCCTGCGCGGATGCGCCGGAAGGCAGCGTGTACGTGGAAGTGGGGCGCTACGACACCCTGCCGGGCGGCAGCGGACGGCTGGAAGCCCACCGCAGGCATATTGACATCCAGTACGTTCTTTCGGGTATGGAATGGTTGGACTGGACGCCATTGCCCGGCCTGGAGGCCCAAGGGCCGTACGCCGACGACAGGGACGTGCGGTTCTTTGCCGCAACGGGGCGCCCGTGCACCCGCGTGCTGCTGCAACCGGGCACCTTCGCGGCGCTGTTTCCGGAGGACGCGCACATGCCGGGCATTGCCATGCAGGGCGGCCCGTCCGCCATGGTCAAGGCGGTGGCCAAGGTGCGCGTGGACGCGCTGACGGTGGCGGGCATTCCGGCGCAGGGGCTGGACGGGTAG
- a CDS encoding type II toxin-antitoxin system HipA family toxin, with translation MTSSPPPAEAYVWVWLPGRAEPVVAGLLRRHGTRLFFNYGRSYLARPDAIPLYAPELPLRQGELPLLPGLSMPGCIRDASPDAWGRRVIVNRLFGLRGAQAAAIELDELTFLLESGSDRVGALDFQPSATLYQARLRQTATLDELAEGVHAVERGHPLAPALDQALRHGTSLGGARPKVLVDTDARLYIAKFSSSGDLYAMVKAEYVAMRLAAEVGLDVAPVRLTSALGKDVLLVERFDRERTEAGWTRKATVSALTMLELDEMLAAHASYQDLAEVIRHRFVAPAATLRELFGRIVFNVLCGNTDDHARNHAAFWDGARLALTPAYDICPQPRTGGEASQAMLIHGNDRMSRIATCLDGAHAFLLAPDAAKAVVAHQIAVIRNRWDAVCDEAALADADRRLLYGRQFLNPFAFYDAPADLDPAGEGAVPA, from the coding sequence ATGACTTCTAGCCCGCCCCCCGCAGAAGCCTATGTCTGGGTCTGGCTGCCCGGCCGTGCCGAACCGGTGGTGGCAGGACTGTTGCGCCGCCACGGGACGCGCCTGTTCTTCAACTACGGCCGCAGCTACCTTGCCCGGCCGGACGCCATTCCCCTGTACGCCCCGGAACTGCCCCTGCGGCAGGGGGAACTTCCCCTCCTGCCCGGCCTGTCCATGCCCGGATGCATCCGCGACGCCTCGCCGGACGCCTGGGGGCGACGGGTCATCGTCAACCGTCTGTTCGGGCTCAGGGGCGCGCAGGCTGCCGCCATCGAACTGGACGAACTGACCTTTCTTCTGGAATCGGGCTCGGACCGGGTGGGGGCACTGGATTTCCAGCCGTCCGCCACCCTGTATCAGGCCCGGCTGCGGCAAACCGCCACCCTCGATGAACTGGCCGAAGGCGTTCACGCGGTGGAGCGGGGCCATCCGCTGGCGCCCGCGCTGGACCAGGCCCTGCGCCACGGCACGTCGCTGGGCGGGGCCCGCCCAAAGGTGCTGGTGGACACGGACGCACGCCTGTACATCGCCAAGTTTTCCTCTTCCGGCGATTTGTACGCCATGGTCAAGGCGGAGTACGTCGCCATGCGCCTGGCTGCGGAAGTGGGGCTGGACGTGGCCCCGGTGCGGCTCACCTCTGCGCTGGGCAAGGATGTGCTGCTGGTGGAACGCTTCGACCGCGAGCGGACCGAGGCGGGCTGGACCCGCAAAGCCACGGTTTCGGCGCTGACCATGCTGGAACTGGACGAGATGCTGGCCGCCCACGCCAGCTACCAGGATCTCGCCGAAGTCATCCGCCACCGCTTCGTCGCCCCCGCCGCCACGTTGCGGGAACTGTTCGGTCGCATCGTCTTCAACGTGCTGTGCGGCAATACCGACGACCACGCCCGCAACCATGCCGCGTTCTGGGATGGCGCCCGCCTTGCCCTTACCCCCGCCTATGACATCTGCCCCCAGCCGCGCACCGGCGGTGAAGCCAGCCAGGCCATGCTCATCCACGGCAACGACCGCATGAGCCGCATTGCCACCTGCCTGGACGGGGCGCACGCCTTCCTGCTGGCGCCCGATGCGGCCAAGGCCGTGGTGGCGCACCAGATCGCCGTCATCCGCAACCGCTGGGACGCCGTCTGCGACGAGGCAGCCCTGGCCGATGCCGACCGCCGTCTGCTGTACGGACGGCAATTCCTGAACCCCTTTGCCTTTTACGACGCCCCCGCCGACCTGGACCCGGCCGGAGAGGGCGCCGTACCCGCCTGA
- a CDS encoding DUF47 domain-containing protein, which yields MALNLFPKTVRFFELLSRQNAMLVEAADLLTRILEDFGKVDDACKRVNLVEVEADDLCREISRQLSLTFITPIDREDIYRLNLAQEDSINLIKGIATRARLYGFTYIRFPARKMVRNLREMAAVTGEMICCLKDKTDVVAQVKQLKAIKGECEMLLGTGLAELHDTENLDMRAVVDIMKWTQVYDRIELAVERLDDLADAIEEVVLKNA from the coding sequence ATGGCCTTGAACCTGTTCCCCAAGACCGTCCGCTTCTTCGAACTGCTGAGCCGCCAGAATGCCATGCTGGTGGAAGCGGCCGACTTGCTCACCCGCATCCTCGAAGACTTCGGCAAGGTTGACGACGCCTGCAAGCGCGTGAACCTGGTCGAGGTGGAGGCCGACGACCTGTGCCGCGAAATCTCGCGCCAGCTCTCGCTGACCTTCATCACCCCCATCGACCGCGAGGACATCTACCGCCTGAACCTGGCGCAGGAAGACTCCATCAACCTCATCAAGGGCATCGCCACCCGCGCGCGGCTGTACGGGTTCACCTACATCCGCTTTCCTGCCCGCAAGATGGTCCGCAACCTGCGCGAGATGGCCGCCGTCACCGGCGAGATGATCTGTTGCCTGAAGGACAAGACCGACGTGGTCGCGCAGGTCAAGCAGCTGAAAGCCATCAAGGGCGAATGCGAAATGCTGCTGGGCACGGGCCTTGCCGAACTGCACGACACCGAGAATCTCGACATGCGCGCCGTGGTGGACATCATGAAGTGGACCCAGGTGTACGACCGCATCGAACTGGCCGTGGAACGCCTGGACGATCTCGCGGACGCCATCGAGGAAGTGGTGCTGAAGAATGCTTGA
- a CDS encoding inorganic phosphate transporter, protein MLEIPVLLVVIVLVALIFDFTNGAHDCANAIATVVSTKVLSPRTAVAMAAVLNLVGALLGEEVAHTLGQGIVNTDMVMGSQALVLAALIGAIAWNLITWYYGLPSSSSHALIGGLMGAAITHAGFSTLNAMTIVKKILLPLVLSPMAGFVVSYACMTLLMLLFWRTNRRTVTRSFEKLQIASSAFMATSHGLNDAQKTMGVITLALFLFHQIDTIHVPLWVKLSCAMAMALGTALGGWKIVKTMGHRIFKLEPVHGFAAETSAAMVITGASLMGAPISTTHTITACVFGVGATKRLSAVRWGIAGNLVVAWILTIPAAAIMASISFLILELLGIAN, encoded by the coding sequence ATGCTTGAGATACCGGTGCTGCTCGTCGTCATCGTCCTCGTCGCGCTGATCTTCGACTTCACCAACGGGGCGCACGACTGCGCCAACGCCATCGCCACCGTGGTTTCCACCAAGGTGCTCTCGCCGCGCACCGCCGTGGCCATGGCCGCCGTGCTGAACCTTGTCGGAGCCCTGCTGGGCGAAGAGGTGGCGCACACCCTGGGCCAGGGCATCGTGAACACCGACATGGTCATGGGCAGCCAGGCCCTGGTGCTGGCCGCGCTCATCGGGGCCATCGCCTGGAACCTGATCACCTGGTACTACGGCCTGCCGTCCTCGTCGTCGCACGCGCTCATCGGCGGGCTGATGGGGGCCGCCATCACCCATGCGGGGTTCAGCACCCTGAACGCCATGACCATCGTCAAGAAGATCCTGCTGCCGCTGGTGCTCTCGCCCATGGCGGGCTTTGTCGTCAGCTACGCGTGCATGACCCTGCTGATGCTGCTGTTCTGGCGCACCAACCGGCGCACGGTGACAAGGTCGTTCGAAAAGCTGCAGATCGCCTCCTCCGCATTCATGGCCACCAGCCATGGTCTCAATGACGCGCAGAAGACCATGGGCGTCATCACCCTGGCCCTGTTTCTGTTCCACCAGATCGACACCATCCACGTGCCGCTGTGGGTCAAGCTGTCGTGCGCCATGGCCATGGCCCTGGGCACCGCCCTGGGCGGCTGGAAAATCGTGAAGACCATGGGGCACCGCATCTTCAAGCTGGAACCGGTGCACGGCTTCGCGGCGGAAACCTCCGCCGCCATGGTCATCACCGGGGCCTCGCTGATGGGCGCGCCCATCTCCACCACCCACACCATCACCGCCTGCGTGTTCGGCGTGGGGGCCACCAAGCGCCTGTCCGCCGTGCGCTGGGGCATTGCGGGTAACCTGGTGGTGGCCTGGATACTCACCATTCCCGCCGCCGCCATCATGGCCTCCATCAGCTTTCTGATTCTGGAACTGCTGGGCATCGCCAACTAG
- a CDS encoding methyl-accepting chemotaxis protein: protein MSLTIRSKLIIAFLLSIVVAIGSVSAVVSIEIRRASLRDFEDSSGAQLERVNDFVTTFFEAAQRNVVYLSTLPRVVDAKGQVASYADTRQDNKLHHASLTAEEQALAKVFTLMGKANNWYDEIFIGYQDGGFLSHIDGSGVPAGYDPRKRPWYREAMASSGNTLISKAYMSTTGYPVASVMSKVRTASGEIVGVMGVDINLSTLTKVTSNLRIGKTGYVMLLEDTSVILSDPKHEKFGFKKAEDTGVPALAQIMKMQRGTFETAMDGTDKLVTVFTGYQGWKLVAVIDKAEVYAQSASVVNYILMVGAGIALALMVVAWLLARSVANPVQMLVAASGRVAAGEFDALPDARHFSGELLDLHGSLTAMVRNLGELLATGKAKTAEAEEQTCKAEAALLEAENARLRGEQARMEGIRHTAARLEGIVANVRNASHELAGQVDEARSGAEVQRARTAEAATAMEQMNASVLEVAANASRAAESAESARAQAEAGGAIVRDVVDSIRKVDEFTREMSGGLGDLGKRAEGIGNIMTVITDIADQTNLLALNAAIEAARAGDAGRGFAVVADEVRKLAEKTMTATKEVGDAITAIQRGTQDNITGMGRAAEVVQRSTDLASRAGEALAHIVSIVESTADQVRSIATASEQQSAASEQINRGTDEVNRIASEMAEAMGQSTREVGELARLSSELQDVIRELKEDS, encoded by the coding sequence ATGTCTCTGACCATCCGCAGCAAGCTCATCATCGCCTTTCTTCTGTCCATCGTCGTCGCCATCGGCAGCGTTTCCGCCGTGGTGTCCATCGAAATCCGGCGTGCGTCGCTGCGCGACTTCGAGGATTCGTCCGGCGCCCAACTGGAGCGGGTGAACGACTTCGTCACCACCTTCTTCGAGGCGGCCCAGCGCAACGTGGTCTACCTGTCCACGCTGCCCCGCGTGGTGGACGCCAAGGGGCAGGTGGCCTCGTACGCCGACACCAGGCAGGACAACAAGCTGCACCACGCCTCGCTGACCGCCGAGGAACAGGCGCTGGCCAAGGTGTTCACCCTGATGGGCAAGGCCAACAACTGGTACGATGAAATATTCATCGGCTACCAGGACGGCGGCTTTCTCAGCCACATCGACGGTTCCGGCGTGCCCGCGGGCTACGACCCGCGCAAGCGCCCGTGGTACAGGGAAGCCATGGCCTCTTCCGGCAACACGCTGATCAGCAAGGCCTACATGTCCACCACCGGATATCCGGTGGCCAGCGTCATGAGCAAGGTGCGCACCGCATCGGGCGAGATCGTGGGCGTCATGGGCGTGGACATCAATCTTTCCACCCTGACCAAGGTCACCTCCAACCTGCGCATCGGCAAGACCGGCTACGTCATGCTGCTGGAGGACACCTCGGTCATCCTGTCCGACCCGAAACACGAAAAGTTCGGCTTCAAGAAGGCCGAAGACACCGGCGTGCCCGCCCTTGCCCAGATCATGAAGATGCAACGCGGCACCTTCGAAACCGCCATGGACGGCACGGACAAGCTGGTCACCGTATTCACCGGCTACCAGGGCTGGAAGCTGGTTGCGGTCATCGACAAGGCCGAGGTGTACGCCCAGTCGGCCAGCGTGGTGAACTATATTCTGATGGTGGGCGCGGGCATTGCCCTGGCCCTGATGGTGGTGGCCTGGCTGCTGGCCCGTTCCGTGGCCAACCCGGTGCAGATGCTGGTGGCCGCGTCCGGCCGCGTGGCGGCGGGCGAATTCGACGCCCTGCCCGACGCGCGCCACTTTTCGGGCGAACTGCTGGACCTGCACGGCAGCCTGACCGCCATGGTGCGCAACCTGGGTGAATTGCTGGCCACCGGCAAGGCCAAGACCGCCGAGGCCGAGGAACAGACCTGCAAGGCGGAAGCCGCCCTGCTGGAAGCCGAAAACGCCCGCCTGCGCGGCGAGCAGGCCCGCATGGAAGGCATCCGCCACACGGCGGCACGGCTTGAAGGCATTGTGGCCAACGTGCGCAACGCCTCGCACGAACTGGCCGGGCAGGTGGACGAGGCCCGGTCCGGCGCCGAGGTGCAGCGCGCCCGCACGGCCGAGGCCGCCACGGCCATGGAACAGATGAACGCCAGCGTGCTGGAGGTGGCCGCCAACGCCTCGCGCGCGGCGGAAAGCGCCGAAAGCGCACGGGCACAGGCCGAAGCTGGCGGGGCCATCGTACGCGACGTGGTGGACAGCATCCGCAAGGTGGACGAGTTCACCCGCGAGATGAGCGGCGGCCTGGGCGACCTGGGCAAGCGGGCCGAGGGCATCGGCAACATCATGACGGTCATTACCGACATCGCCGACCAGACCAACCTGCTGGCGCTTAACGCGGCCATCGAGGCGGCCCGCGCCGGGGACGCCGGACGCGGATTCGCCGTAGTGGCCGACGAAGTGCGCAAGCTGGCCGAAAAGACCATGACCGCCACCAAGGAAGTGGGCGACGCCATCACCGCCATCCAGCGCGGCACGCAGGACAACATCACCGGCATGGGCCGCGCGGCGGAAGTGGTGCAGCGCAGCACCGATCTGGCTTCACGGGCGGGCGAGGCGCTGGCGCACATCGTGTCCATCGTGGAATCCACCGCCGATCAGGTGCGCTCCATCGCCACGGCGTCGGAGCAGCAGTCCGCCGCGTCCGAACAGATCAACCGGGGCACCGACGAGGTGAACCGCATCGCCTCGGAAATGGCCGAGGCCATGGGCCAATCCACCCGCGAGGTGGGCGAACTGGCCAGGCTGTCGTCGGAATTGCAGGACGTCATCCGCGAACTGAAGGAAGACAGCTAA
- a CDS encoding IMPACT family protein, with the protein MTDQRISTPSGAEPGTESAPAAAQPAPARYPVPFLPGQSGREDAAGHEALAQGAELLRITGFAGGVYRREDSIKRSRFIVSVAHAPDTATARAFMDAVRAEFADATHNCWAFAAGPPGDTARIGCSDDGEPHGTAGRPMLQQLLHGGVGEVAAVVTRYFGGVKLGTGGLVRAYATMARLGLDGLPLRRRIVPARVSVVLAHGRAGALRRLLPAYEAAILSEVHGADVECIIGLPVEHSPAFMAAVIDMAAGEALVDVLPPAEE; encoded by the coding sequence ATGACCGACCAGCGTATCTCTACCCCATCCGGAGCCGAGCCGGGAACGGAATCCGCACCTGCTGCGGCGCAGCCCGCGCCCGCTCGTTACCCGGTGCCCTTTCTGCCCGGCCAATCGGGCAGGGAGGACGCGGCAGGGCACGAGGCCCTGGCGCAGGGGGCGGAACTGCTCCGCATCACCGGGTTCGCCGGGGGCGTGTACCGGCGGGAAGACTCCATCAAGCGCAGCCGGTTCATCGTCAGCGTGGCCCATGCCCCGGACACGGCCACGGCGCGGGCCTTCATGGATGCGGTGCGCGCCGAATTCGCCGACGCCACCCACAACTGCTGGGCCTTTGCCGCCGGTCCGCCGGGCGACACAGCCCGCATCGGATGCAGTGACGACGGCGAGCCCCACGGCACCGCCGGACGCCCCATGCTGCAACAACTGTTGCACGGCGGCGTGGGCGAGGTGGCGGCGGTGGTGACACGATATTTCGGCGGGGTCAAGCTGGGCACCGGCGGGCTGGTGCGCGCCTACGCCACCATGGCCCGGCTGGGGCTGGACGGCCTGCCCCTGCGCCGGCGCATCGTGCCCGCACGGGTGTCCGTGGTGCTGGCCCACGGCAGGGCCGGGGCCCTGCGGCGGCTGCTGCCCGCGTACGAAGCGGCCATCCTGTCCGAAGTGCACGGGGCCGACGTGGAATGCATCATCGGCCTGCCCGTGGAGCACTCCCCCGCGTTCATGGCCGCCGTCATCGACATGGCCGCCGGTGAGGCGCTGGTGGACGTGCTGCCCCCGGCGGAAGAGTGA
- a CDS encoding TraR/DksA family transcriptional regulator: MDIFDQAQELERLEREAALSRARSASAPGREGPEWIDGVACCRECGEPIPPARLAAVPGVGLCKACQEEMEGGN, encoded by the coding sequence ATGGACATTTTCGATCAGGCCCAGGAACTGGAGCGGCTGGAACGCGAAGCCGCCTTGTCCCGCGCGCGGAGCGCCTCCGCGCCTGGGCGCGAGGGGCCCGAGTGGATCGACGGCGTTGCCTGCTGCCGCGAGTGCGGCGAACCCATCCCCCCCGCCCGGCTGGCCGCCGTGCCGGGCGTGGGACTGTGCAAGGCCTGCCAGGAAGAGATGGAAGGGGGCAACTAG
- a CDS encoding O-methyltransferase, translated as MTTLPSSAISPKSADQPLQATLTTPPLAPLLERLFRDNEASFHEHPAMAALSEAERDRRLRSKTGYLDFYGQLRDLPLAVSRETATLLYVLARGCRARSIVEFGTSFGVSTLHLAAALRDNGGGRLITSEFEPSKAARARDNLASADLADLVDIRQGDALHTLATGLPDSVDMLLLDGAKALYPEILGLIEPHLRPGALIIADDAGYSPDYLARVRSPARGYLSIPFAEDVELSVRLG; from the coding sequence ATGACCACATTGCCTTCATCGGCCATATCCCCCAAGTCGGCGGACCAGCCCCTTCAGGCAACCCTGACGACCCCGCCCCTTGCCCCCCTGCTGGAACGCCTGTTCCGCGACAACGAAGCCTCCTTCCATGAGCATCCCGCCATGGCCGCCCTTTCCGAAGCGGAGCGGGACCGCCGCCTGCGCAGCAAGACGGGCTACCTCGACTTCTACGGGCAGCTCAGAGACCTGCCGCTGGCCGTCTCGCGCGAGACGGCCACCCTGCTCTACGTGCTGGCACGAGGCTGCCGGGCTCGGAGCATCGTGGAATTCGGCACGTCGTTCGGCGTCTCCACCCTGCACCTGGCGGCGGCACTGCGCGACAACGGAGGAGGCCGCCTGATCACCAGCGAATTCGAACCTTCCAAGGCGGCACGCGCCAGGGACAATCTGGCAAGCGCCGATCTCGCGGATCTGGTGGACATCCGCCAGGGCGATGCCCTGCATACCCTTGCAACCGGCCTTCCCGATTCCGTGGACATGCTGCTGCTGGACGGGGCCAAGGCCCTCTACCCCGAAATCCTGGGGCTGATTGAGCCGCACCTGCGGCCCGGCGCGCTCATCATTGCCGACGACGCCGGGTACAGCCCGGACTACCTGGCGCGGGTGCGGTCGCCCGCACGCGGATACCTGTCCATTCCGTTCGCCGAGGACGTGGAACTGTCCGTCCGACTCGGCTGA
- a CDS encoding TetR family transcriptional regulator, translating to MPRKQPKQARSSELVSAILAAAAQVLAREGAHRFTTARVAERAGVSVGSLYQYFPNKAAILFRLQRDEWGQTSDVLRGILEDVRMPPLERLRALVHAFIRSECEEAAMRLALHDAAPLYRNEPEARAAKASAGVVIQSFMREALPAASDTTRALAGELIATTFGAVGKRFSETPRTPEEVAAFADAMADMFCAYLRGLGSEPGLELDPERGAGLRK from the coding sequence TTGCCGAGAAAGCAGCCGAAACAGGCCAGGTCGTCGGAACTTGTCAGCGCCATTCTGGCGGCGGCAGCTCAGGTTCTGGCCAGGGAAGGCGCGCACCGCTTCACCACCGCCCGCGTGGCCGAGCGGGCCGGGGTGAGCGTGGGGTCGCTGTACCAGTACTTTCCCAACAAGGCGGCCATCCTGTTCCGCCTGCAACGCGACGAGTGGGGGCAGACCTCGGACGTCCTGCGCGGCATACTCGAAGATGTGCGCATGCCTCCGCTGGAGCGGCTGCGCGCCCTGGTTCATGCCTTCATCCGCTCCGAATGCGAGGAAGCGGCCATGCGCCTTGCGCTGCATGACGCTGCGCCGCTGTACCGCAACGAACCCGAGGCCCGGGCGGCGAAGGCGTCTGCCGGCGTGGTCATCCAGTCCTTCATGCGCGAGGCGTTGCCCGCTGCCTCCGACACCACCCGGGCACTGGCCGGAGAACTGATTGCCACCACGTTTGGCGCCGTGGGCAAGCGCTTTTCGGAAACGCCGCGCACGCCGGAAGAGGTGGCGGCCTTCGCCGATGCCATGGCCGACATGTTCTGCGCCTACCTGCGCGGACTGGGATCCGAACCGGGGCTCGAATTGGATCCCGAACGGGGGGCCGGATTGAGGAAATGA
- a CDS encoding helix-turn-helix transcriptional regulator, whose protein sequence is MSKPTTRAYSRHTTAALVLLGNLIREARTTSRLTAGELAERAGISRDLLRRVERGDPGCSIGVVFEVATLLGVPLMEADPRHLALRLQHSVEKRALLPKAVHAARGKVKDDF, encoded by the coding sequence ATGTCCAAGCCAACTACCCGCGCCTATTCGCGCCACACCACCGCCGCGCTTGTCCTGCTCGGCAACCTGATCCGCGAAGCCCGCACCACGTCACGGCTTACAGCCGGAGAACTGGCCGAGCGCGCGGGCATTTCGCGCGACCTGCTGCGGCGGGTGGAACGGGGCGACCCCGGCTGTTCCATCGGCGTGGTGTTCGAGGTTGCCACCTTGCTCGGGGTGCCCCTGATGGAAGCCGACCCCAGACACCTGGCCTTGCGCCTGCAACACAGCGTGGAAAAGCGCGCCCTGCTGCCCAAGGCCGTACATGCCGCCCGCGGAAAGGTGAAGGATGACTTCTAG
- a CDS encoding N-acyl homoserine lactonase family protein produces MKYRIHPIVMGSKVFDKGMMTYQHDYGTPYTIPIYAWYIEGGDKRILVDTGELNPIVSPDREAALGGKIYTFEAGLAKFGLTPADIDVVIHTHLHNDHCENDYKCENAEIWVHEKELESIHNPHPLDFRYLEDYITDVEDNGQLRVITEEEREILPGIRVVHTPVHTEGGLTVFVDTEQGTAAITGFCIIDENMNPPAAIRGMEMEVIPPGTCINPKLGYDIMLKVKEQADIVLPLHEPRFARMETIG; encoded by the coding sequence ATGAAGTACCGCATCCACCCCATCGTCATGGGGTCCAAGGTGTTCGACAAGGGTATGATGACCTACCAGCACGACTACGGCACGCCCTACACCATCCCCATCTACGCCTGGTACATCGAGGGCGGCGACAAACGCATCCTGGTGGACACCGGCGAGCTGAACCCCATCGTCTCGCCCGACCGCGAGGCGGCCCTGGGCGGCAAGATCTACACCTTCGAGGCGGGGCTGGCCAAATTCGGCCTCACCCCGGCGGACATCGACGTGGTCATCCACACCCACCTGCACAACGACCACTGCGAAAACGACTACAAGTGCGAAAACGCGGAAATCTGGGTGCACGAAAAGGAACTGGAGTCCATCCACAACCCGCACCCGCTGGATTTCCGCTACCTTGAAGACTACATCACCGACGTGGAAGACAACGGCCAGTTGCGCGTGATCACGGAAGAAGAGCGCGAAATCCTGCCCGGCATCCGCGTGGTGCACACCCCGGTGCACACCGAGGGCGGCCTGACCGTGTTCGTGGATACGGAACAGGGCACCGCCGCCATCACCGGGTTCTGCATCATCGACGAAAACATGAACCCGCCCGCCGCCATCCGGGGCATGGAGATGGAGGTCATTCCTCCCGGCACCTGCATCAACCCCAAGCTGGGTTACGACATCATGCTCAAGGTGAAGGAGCAGGCGGACATCGTCCTTCCGCTGCACGAACCGCGCTTTGCCCGCATGGAGACCATCGGCTGA
- the pgl gene encoding 6-phosphogluconolactonase, which translates to MPHRSVNLALHVMKDPAAMAEKTAHLLLERCERAVAARGVFTLALSGGSTPIPLFRLLATPAWLDRLPWEKIAVYWVDERCVEPDNPQSNYGVARRELLSLAPATRFYRMKGEMDPMEGAAAYESLLREHFDLENGAWPRFDMVLLGMGEDGHTASLFPDGTGLAERTRLVIDQYVPSTKSDRLTLTLPVLNNARCCVFLVSGREKHPVLARALDLLAEPTLPAQFVKPANGDLVWIVDEGAAKG; encoded by the coding sequence ATGCCTCACCGTTCCGTCAACCTTGCCCTGCACGTCATGAAGGACCCGGCCGCCATGGCCGAAAAGACCGCCCACCTGCTGCTGGAACGCTGTGAACGGGCCGTGGCCGCGCGCGGCGTGTTCACCCTGGCCCTGTCCGGGGGCAGCACGCCCATCCCGCTGTTCCGCCTGCTGGCCACCCCGGCCTGGCTCGACCGCCTGCCGTGGGAAAAGATCGCCGTGTACTGGGTGGACGAACGCTGCGTGGAGCCGGACAACCCGCAGAGCAACTACGGCGTGGCCCGGCGCGAACTGCTGTCGCTGGCCCCGGCCACCCGCTTCTACCGCATGAAGGGCGAGATGGACCCGATGGAAGGGGCCGCCGCCTACGAATCGCTGCTGCGCGAACATTTCGACCTGGAGAACGGGGCCTGGCCCCGTTTCGACATGGTGCTGCTGGGCATGGGCGAAGACGGCCACACCGCCTCGCTGTTCCCCGACGGGACGGGCCTTGCCGAGCGCACGCGGCTGGTCATCGACCAATACGTGCCGTCCACCAAGAGCGACCGGCTTACCCTGACCCTGCCGGTACTGAACAACGCCCGCTGCTGCGTGTTCCTTGTTTCCGGCAGGGAAAAGCACCCCGTGCTGGCGCGGGCGCTGGACCTGCTGGCGGAACCCACCCTGCCCGCGCAGTTCGTGAAGCCCGCCAACGGGGATCTGGTGTGGATTGTCGATGAAGGGGCGGCAAAAGGATAG